One segment of Thermodesulfovibrio sp. 3907-1M DNA contains the following:
- the rpmB gene encoding 50S ribosomal protein L28, which produces MASCYVCGKKKVVGHNVSHANNKTKRYFFPNLQRMKIITEKGPRRVHVCTRCLRSGLIKKAI; this is translated from the coding sequence ATGGCAAGCTGCTATGTATGTGGCAAGAAAAAAGTGGTGGGACACAATGTAAGTCACGCAAACAACAAAACAAAAAGATACTTCTTTCCAAATCTTCAGAGAATGAAAATTATTACTGAAAAAGGTCCAAGAAGAGTGCATGTATGCACAAGATGTCTTCGTTCAGGTCTTATCAAAAAAGCGATTTAG
- a CDS encoding DUF721 domain-containing protein yields the protein MERIGQVLPTLFNNFGIEEAVSLKFLRKRWNDLFGCPVKDHTFPKDLKNGVLYVVVNSHAWLSQLILLKDEFIKKLHVYGIKDVEFCFGRIYRNQKEKEEEREITGLSAQQREWMEDITKNIRDEEIRTTAEELLKKYLLFINQIKSGQNKN from the coding sequence ATGGAGAGAATAGGACAAGTTTTACCTACTTTATTCAATAATTTTGGTATAGAAGAAGCAGTATCACTAAAATTTTTAAGAAAACGATGGAATGATCTATTCGGTTGTCCTGTTAAAGATCATACTTTTCCAAAGGATTTAAAAAATGGCGTTCTTTATGTGGTAGTTAACTCCCATGCATGGCTTTCTCAGCTAATTCTGTTAAAAGATGAATTTATTAAAAAACTTCATGTATATGGAATCAAGGATGTGGAATTCTGTTTTGGAAGAATTTACAGGAATCAGAAAGAAAAAGAAGAGGAGAGAGAAATCACCGGTTTATCTGCACAACAGCGAGAATGGATGGAAGATATTACGAAAAATATAAGAGATGAGGAGATAAGAACAACTGCTGAAGAACTCTTAAAAAAATATCTTCTTTTTATAAATCAAATTAAATCTGGGCAAAATAAAAATTAA
- a CDS encoding glutaredoxin family protein: MHKRVRLYSLSTCPVCKKVKEFLKNNSVEYDLIEVDTLDSGEQWLAMKELKKINHLETFPTVVVETAVVGFDEESLRKILELNTSYDT, translated from the coding sequence ATGCATAAAAGAGTTAGATTATATTCATTGAGCACATGCCCTGTATGTAAAAAAGTAAAAGAATTTTTAAAGAATAACTCTGTAGAATATGATTTAATTGAAGTTGATACTCTTGACAGTGGTGAACAATGGCTTGCAATGAAAGAACTGAAAAAAATCAATCATCTGGAAACCTTTCCAACAGTTGTTGTTGAGACAGCTGTAGTAGGCTTTGATGAGGAAAGCCTCAGAAAAATTCTGGAACTTAATACCTCATATGACACCTGA
- a CDS encoding ferredoxin-thioredoxin reductase catalytic domain-containing protein produces the protein MRKASEKFWNLIPHMTPEKLYEILEKYARSRGWQLNKDKDFVFELLKGLIKNEERYGYRSCPCRLASGDKKTDADIICPCLYSVEDIKEYGRCYCGLYVTKEYNEGKIKSNVVPERRKK, from the coding sequence ATGAGGAAAGCCTCAGAAAAATTCTGGAACTTAATACCTCATATGACACCTGAAAAACTCTATGAAATTTTAGAAAAATATGCCAGGTCAAGGGGCTGGCAGTTAAACAAGGATAAAGACTTTGTATTTGAACTTTTGAAAGGGTTGATTAAAAATGAAGAACGTTATGGTTACAGATCGTGCCCTTGTAGACTGGCTTCAGGAGACAAAAAGACAGATGCTGATATAATCTGTCCCTGCCTCTACAGCGTAGAGGACATAAAAGAATATGGAAGATGCTATTGCGGTCTTTATGTAACAAAAGAGTATAATGAAGGAAAGATAAAAAGTAATGTCGTCCCAGAAAGAAGAAAGAAATAG
- a CDS encoding DVU0772 family protein, translating into MIFSELITLKELKEDPYFRENMLWDVEPQEVMSPRCVKEGDKLVYKGPIKGYIPYIDTSGAKPVLFIMRHTQMDYGETIARIDEIPEEMLIEAVNENRDKICFGMCPINEKIKQWLKRELGAL; encoded by the coding sequence ATGATTTTCAGTGAATTAATCACGCTTAAAGAACTAAAAGAGGATCCCTATTTTAGAGAAAATATGTTGTGGGATGTTGAGCCACAGGAAGTCATGTCTCCAAGATGTGTAAAAGAAGGAGATAAATTAGTTTATAAAGGTCCTATTAAGGGTTATATCCCATACATTGACACTTCAGGTGCAAAGCCTGTTCTTTTTATAATGAGACATACCCAGATGGATTATGGAGAAACCATAGCAAGAATAGATGAAATCCCTGAAGAAATGCTTATTGAAGCAGTTAATGAAAACAGGGATAAAATATGCTTCGGAATGTGTCCAATAAATGAAAAGATAAAACAGTGGCTAAAAAGAGAACTTGGAGCTTTATAA
- a CDS encoding HAD-IA family hydrolase, translating to MKLFNEIKTILLDMDGTILDKYYDDYFWEIYVPQKYAEKEGISFDEAQRILFSMYKTEEGSLNWTDVDFWSCKTGLDIFQLKKEVDHLICPHPDAEEFLKFVNSNGKKVYLVTNAHNKVMELKLKKTGFDKYFHDVFTSFDIGYPKEKIEFWKRLKERVSFEPDYSIFVDDTEEILHTAKLAGVKLPILRAVSSARSIPRKSKHFLTIMSFEEIFNL from the coding sequence ATGAAACTTTTTAATGAAATAAAAACAATTCTTCTGGATATGGACGGAACAATACTGGATAAGTATTATGACGATTACTTCTGGGAGATTTATGTACCTCAAAAGTATGCTGAAAAAGAAGGAATAAGCTTTGATGAAGCTCAAAGAATACTTTTCTCAATGTACAAAACAGAAGAAGGGAGTCTTAATTGGACAGACGTAGATTTCTGGTCATGTAAAACAGGTCTTGATATATTCCAGCTTAAAAAGGAAGTGGATCATCTTATTTGTCCTCATCCAGATGCTGAAGAATTTTTAAAATTTGTAAACTCCAATGGTAAAAAAGTTTATCTTGTAACAAACGCTCACAACAAAGTAATGGAGCTTAAACTTAAGAAAACAGGCTTTGATAAATATTTTCATGACGTGTTTACATCCTTTGATATTGGCTATCCCAAAGAGAAAATTGAATTCTGGAAAAGACTTAAAGAAAGAGTTTCTTTTGAACCAGACTATTCAATCTTTGTTGACGATACAGAAGAAATTCTCCATACAGCCAAACTTGCAGGAGTAAAACTACCTATTTTAAGAGCAGTTTCCTCTGCCCGCTCTATTCCACGGAAATCAAAGCATTTTTTAACAATAATGAGCTTTGAGGAGATTTTTAATTTATAA
- the bioD gene encoding dethiobiotin synthase, protein MKAGYFITGTDTGVGKTIVTAAILRSFIKKGLKVGAMKVVETGCLNKDGILLPSDGMLLRDMAEMNDSVDLITPVKMENPLSPLVASRLENIEVDIDRIFKSFETLKKKYDYLVIEGVGGLMVPLIKEEKRKTNFYFVRDLIKDMELPVIIVTRPSLGTINHTLLTLEALKNKKIPVKGYIINFSEPAKNDIAEKTNPQVLKELLDIPCLGVLPYLTELNKDRIGETALKSLDVEALIQGV, encoded by the coding sequence ATGAAAGCTGGATACTTTATTACAGGCACAGATACAGGAGTGGGGAAAACTATTGTTACTGCTGCAATACTTAGGAGTTTTATAAAAAAAGGATTAAAGGTTGGTGCAATGAAGGTTGTTGAAACAGGATGTCTTAACAAAGATGGGATACTGTTACCAAGTGATGGAATGCTTTTAAGAGACATGGCTGAAATGAATGACTCTGTTGATTTAATAACGCCTGTAAAAATGGAGAATCCATTGAGCCCCCTTGTGGCATCAAGGCTTGAAAATATAGAAGTTGACATTGATAGAATATTTAAGTCCTTTGAAACTCTTAAGAAAAAGTATGACTATCTTGTTATTGAAGGTGTAGGTGGATTAATGGTTCCTCTTATCAAAGAAGAAAAAAGGAAAACAAATTTTTATTTTGTCAGGGATTTAATCAAAGATATGGAGTTACCTGTAATAATCGTAACGAGACCATCTCTTGGCACCATTAATCACACACTTCTTACATTGGAGGCATTGAAAAATAAAAAAATTCCTGTAAAGGGTTACATTATTAATTTTTCTGAGCCCGCAAAAAATGACATTGCTGAAAAAACAAATCCGCAGGTTTTAAAAGAATTGCTTGATATACCCTGTCTCGGAGTTCTTCCATATTTAACTGAACTGAATAAAGACAGAATAGGAGAAACAGCTCTAAAAAGTCTTGATGTTGAAGCCTTGATTCAAGGAGTATAA
- the panD gene encoding aspartate 1-decarboxylase: MLRSFLRAKLHLAKVTETNLFYEGSISIDAELIELAGILPYERVWISNMNNGERFDTYVIPAPKGSKTIGLNGPAAKKAQVGDRIVIFSYGYFTENEIPLHKPKIVILDENNNPVKVYTP; the protein is encoded by the coding sequence ATGCTTAGAAGTTTTTTAAGAGCAAAACTACATCTGGCAAAGGTAACAGAGACTAATTTATTTTATGAAGGCTCAATAAGCATTGATGCTGAGCTAATTGAGCTGGCTGGAATATTGCCTTATGAAAGAGTATGGATAAGCAACATGAATAATGGTGAGCGATTTGATACCTATGTTATTCCTGCACCAAAAGGCTCAAAAACAATAGGACTTAATGGTCCAGCTGCAAAAAAAGCTCAGGTAGGAGACAGAATTGTTATTTTTTCCTATGGCTATTTTACGGAAAATGAAATTCCTTTGCACAAACCAAAGATTGTAATCCTTGATGAAAATAACAATCCTGTAAAGGTTTATACTCCTTGA
- the gatC gene encoding Asp-tRNA(Asn)/Glu-tRNA(Gln) amidotransferase subunit GatC produces MKITKQEVKHIAMLSRLELDEKELELYQDQLSRILEYVEKLNEIDTAAIEPTSHVIELNNVFREDVVKESLPRQEVLKNAPQATDKFFKVPKIIE; encoded by the coding sequence ATGAAAATAACAAAACAAGAGGTAAAACATATTGCAATGCTGAGTAGGCTTGAGCTTGATGAGAAAGAATTAGAGCTTTATCAGGATCAATTAAGCCGCATTCTTGAGTATGTTGAAAAATTAAATGAAATTGATACAGCTGCTATAGAGCCTACATCCCATGTTATTGAGCTTAATAATGTATTCAGAGAGGATGTTGTTAAGGAGTCTTTACCGAGACAGGAAGTGTTAAAAAATGCTCCCCAGGCTACAGATAAATTTTTTAAAGTTCCTAAAATAATAGAGTAA
- a CDS encoding UvrD-helicase domain-containing protein encodes MKDFPLSELNPAQQEAVLYCEGPLLVLAGAGSGKTRVITYKYAYLKEAMGFHPSSIFTVTFTNKAADEMKERIFKICNGTLKNPWIGTFHSLCVRILRAQIEKIGYKKDFIIYDEDDQAGLIKRILKDLNMHEALCKCVVNKISNLKSNLVTPEDYISNIEGYEFEERLGRIYMRYQTELQKCNALDFDDLILCVIRLFRENEDLLRRYSEQFRYVLVDEFQDTNKSQYELLQLLCKYHGNICAVGDDDQSIYKFRGANVYNILNFEKDFPKTKVVKLEQNYRSTKHIILASTAMISKNPMRKPKSLWTERDWGEKVFYCQLSNEEEEAKYIAKNIKELYLKGEYEFRDFAILYRLVLQARALEEALRMEGIPYQVISGVSFYHRKEIKDVLAYMRFILNKEDNVSLMRIINTPPRGIGAGALLKIENEAKKHMISTYEAIKKMIKDDSVAVNLKEKLLSFTTIIDELSEKEYQDAASMIRDILNLTGYLEEIEEDRIQNVLELLSSAEKVSLREFLDKVALLSSVDTWENRKNGVCLLTLHAAKGLEFPVVFIVGCEEGILPYFKALEDPVELQEERRLFYVGMTRAKNLLYLTSVRQRKLYSKVQKQEPSSFIKDIPPEYCTCIRKDYSSFTPEKKESEKSRVKHPFVIGCKVKHPTWGVGVVRDCYGEGDDLKVVVNFPGIGVKKLAPKIVNLERV; translated from the coding sequence ATGAAAGATTTCCCTCTGTCGGAATTAAATCCGGCACAACAGGAAGCAGTTCTTTACTGTGAAGGTCCACTTCTTGTTCTTGCAGGAGCAGGAAGTGGTAAAACAAGAGTGATTACTTATAAGTATGCCTATCTCAAAGAAGCAATGGGATTCCATCCATCTTCCATATTCACCGTAACTTTTACAAATAAGGCAGCTGATGAAATGAAGGAAAGAATCTTTAAAATCTGTAACGGCACTCTTAAAAATCCTTGGATAGGAACATTCCATTCACTCTGTGTAAGAATACTGCGAGCTCAAATTGAAAAAATTGGTTATAAAAAAGACTTTATCATTTATGACGAAGATGATCAGGCAGGGCTGATAAAGAGAATCTTAAAAGATCTGAACATGCATGAAGCTTTATGTAAATGTGTTGTGAACAAAATAAGCAATCTTAAATCAAATCTGGTCACTCCGGAAGATTATATCTCAAATATTGAAGGTTACGAGTTTGAAGAAAGACTGGGCAGGATATATATGCGATACCAGACAGAGCTTCAAAAATGCAATGCTCTGGATTTTGATGATCTGATTCTTTGCGTAATAAGGTTATTCAGGGAAAATGAAGATTTACTCAGACGATACTCTGAACAGTTCAGATACGTACTTGTGGATGAATTTCAGGATACCAATAAATCTCAGTATGAACTGTTACAACTTCTTTGCAAATATCATGGAAATATCTGTGCTGTTGGAGATGATGATCAGAGTATTTACAAATTCAGAGGAGCAAATGTTTATAACATTCTTAACTTTGAAAAAGACTTTCCAAAGACAAAAGTAGTTAAACTGGAGCAGAATTATCGTTCTACAAAGCATATAATTCTTGCCTCAACTGCCATGATTTCAAAAAATCCAATGAGAAAACCAAAATCTCTCTGGACAGAAAGAGATTGGGGTGAAAAAGTTTTTTACTGTCAATTGAGCAATGAAGAGGAAGAAGCAAAGTACATAGCAAAAAATATAAAGGAACTTTATCTTAAAGGTGAGTATGAATTTAGAGATTTTGCAATTCTTTACAGATTGGTTCTTCAGGCAAGAGCTCTGGAAGAGGCTTTGCGTATGGAAGGGATACCCTATCAGGTGATAAGTGGAGTAAGCTTTTACCACCGTAAAGAAATAAAAGATGTGCTTGCTTACATGCGATTTATTTTAAACAAAGAAGACAATGTAAGCCTTATGAGAATCATAAATACTCCTCCAAGGGGAATTGGAGCAGGAGCTTTATTAAAAATTGAAAATGAAGCTAAAAAACATATGATATCAACCTATGAAGCAATAAAAAAAATGATAAAAGATGATTCTGTTGCTGTTAATTTAAAAGAAAAGCTTTTATCCTTTACCACAATTATAGATGAGCTTTCTGAGAAAGAGTATCAGGATGCTGCGTCAATGATAAGGGATATATTGAATCTTACTGGATATCTTGAGGAAATTGAAGAGGACAGAATTCAGAATGTTTTAGAGCTTCTTAGTTCTGCAGAAAAAGTATCATTAAGGGAATTTCTTGATAAAGTTGCTCTTCTTTCAAGCGTGGATACATGGGAAAACAGGAAAAACGGAGTCTGTCTTCTTACCCTTCATGCAGCCAAGGGACTTGAGTTTCCGGTGGTTTTCATCGTAGGCTGTGAAGAGGGAATTTTACCTTACTTTAAGGCACTTGAAGATCCTGTGGAATTACAGGAAGAAAGAAGGCTTTTTTATGTGGGAATGACAAGAGCCAAGAATCTTTTATACCTTACAAGTGTAAGGCAGAGAAAGCTTTATTCAAAAGTTCAGAAACAGGAGCCATCAAGCTTTATCAAAGACATTCCACCTGAATACTGCACATGCATCAGAAAAGATTATTCCTCATTTACTCCAGAAAAAAAGGAATCAGAAAAATCCAGGGTCAAGCATCCATTTGTGATAGGATGCAAAGTAAAGCATCCCACATGGGGAGTTGGAGTTGTAAGAGACTGTTATGGAGAAGGAGATGATTTAAAGGTTGTTGTTAACTTTCCAGGCATAGGGGTTAAAAAATTAGCTCCAAAAATTGTAAACTTAGAGAGGGTGTAA
- the glmS gene encoding glutamine--fructose-6-phosphate transaminase (isomerizing): MCGIIGYVGSKNAIEVVLDGLKRLEYRGYDSAGIACLTDGRIKTVKCKGKINDLEQLIKTQNPQLLSSQPFLAIGHTRWATHGKPSSLNAHPHCSGGIAIVHNGIIENYAALKDELTREGYKFISETDTEVIAHLINKYRANFNLEEAVRQAVKLLKGSYALVVIDEKEPDKIIGVRMESPLVAGIMDNEKFIASDVPAFLNHCNRVIFLDDGEMIVLKKDDFKVFDINGKEKSKKIQTVTWTASMAEKGGYKHFMLKEIHEQPRAIADTIRGRVLPDASKVVYKELGISFEDLALTQRIYLVACGTSYHACLIGKYMIENMAETPVEVDIASEFRYRNVPFEEGSLFIAITQSGETADTLAALRFAKKSRVKTLAICNVVGSTASREADGVFYTHSGPEIGVASTKAFTCQIVALYLLTLAMAKAKRIFTADLYSGFLRHLIMLPRMAEEALKLEDKIMELAKEVYRKQNFLYLGRGPLYPVALEGALKLKEISYIHAEGYPAGEMKHGPIALVEEGFPVVFIVSDDLYFDKTLSNMQEIKARDGFIITISDSKDEKLKKLSDRFIYVEGINTYLNTVLFTIPLQLLAYHVAVLRGCDVDQPRNLAKSVTVE, from the coding sequence ATGTGTGGCATTATCGGCTACGTAGGAAGTAAAAATGCCATTGAAGTAGTGCTTGATGGATTAAAGAGGCTTGAATACAGGGGATATGATTCAGCAGGAATAGCCTGTTTGACTGATGGTAGAATTAAAACTGTCAAATGCAAAGGAAAGATTAATGATCTGGAACAACTTATTAAAACTCAGAATCCTCAACTTTTGAGTTCACAACCCTTTCTGGCAATAGGACATACGAGATGGGCAACTCATGGTAAACCATCAAGTTTAAATGCACATCCCCACTGTTCTGGTGGAATTGCTATTGTTCATAATGGTATTATTGAAAACTATGCTGCCCTGAAAGATGAATTAACACGGGAAGGCTATAAATTCATTTCTGAGACTGATACAGAAGTAATTGCACATCTCATAAATAAATATAGAGCCAATTTTAATCTTGAGGAAGCAGTAAGACAGGCAGTTAAATTGCTCAAAGGCTCCTATGCTCTTGTAGTAATTGATGAGAAAGAGCCTGATAAAATCATTGGCGTAAGAATGGAAAGCCCTCTTGTTGCTGGAATTATGGATAATGAAAAGTTCATTGCTTCTGATGTACCAGCATTTCTAAATCACTGTAACAGAGTAATCTTTCTTGATGATGGTGAGATGATTGTGCTCAAAAAGGACGATTTTAAAGTGTTTGACATAAATGGTAAAGAGAAAAGCAAAAAAATACAGACCGTTACATGGACAGCCTCAATGGCTGAAAAAGGTGGATACAAGCATTTCATGCTTAAGGAAATACATGAACAACCGAGAGCCATTGCAGATACAATAAGGGGAAGAGTTTTACCTGATGCTTCAAAGGTGGTGTACAAAGAGCTTGGAATAAGCTTTGAAGATCTTGCTCTTACACAAAGAATATATCTCGTTGCCTGTGGTACCTCCTACCATGCCTGTCTTATTGGTAAATACATGATTGAAAATATGGCAGAAACACCTGTAGAAGTAGATATTGCCTCTGAATTCAGATACAGAAATGTTCCCTTTGAGGAAGGCTCTCTATTTATAGCAATAACCCAGTCTGGAGAAACAGCGGATACTCTTGCAGCTCTAAGATTTGCTAAAAAATCAAGAGTAAAAACTCTTGCCATATGCAATGTTGTAGGAAGCACAGCATCAAGGGAAGCAGATGGTGTTTTTTATACCCATTCAGGACCTGAGATAGGGGTTGCCTCAACAAAGGCTTTTACCTGTCAGATTGTAGCCCTGTATCTTCTTACTCTTGCTATGGCAAAGGCAAAGAGAATATTTACAGCGGATCTCTACTCAGGTTTTTTGAGACATCTTATCATGCTTCCGCGGATGGCTGAAGAGGCTTTAAAGCTTGAAGATAAGATAATGGAGCTTGCAAAGGAAGTTTACAGAAAGCAAAATTTTCTTTATCTTGGTAGAGGACCGCTCTATCCTGTTGCCCTTGAAGGAGCGCTTAAACTCAAGGAAATATCCTATATTCATGCAGAAGGATATCCTGCTGGAGAGATGAAACACGGACCCATTGCTTTAGTAGAGGAAGGATTTCCTGTAGTTTTCATTGTTTCCGACGATCTTTATTTTGACAAGACCCTGTCAAACATGCAGGAAATAAAGGCAAGAGACGGCTTTATAATAACCATTTCAGACAGTAAAGATGAAAAACTCAAAAAGTTGTCTGATAGATTTATTTATGTTGAGGGAATAAACACCTATCTCAATACAGTGCTTTTCACTATTCCTCTTCAGTTGCTTGCTTATCATGTGGCGGTTTTAAGAGGATGTGATGTGGATCAACCGAGAAATCTTGCAAAAAGTGTTACCGTTGAATAG
- the glmU gene encoding bifunctional UDP-N-acetylglucosamine diphosphorylase/glucosamine-1-phosphate N-acetyltransferase GlmU, whose protein sequence is MDVIILAAGMGTRMKSTLPKVLHRIFDKPIIDYVVECAQSLSPASIFVVVNPSLTEVIEYLSTRNVKIVFQNEPKGTANAVEVALPRIKSEKILILNGDTPLIKKDTLLNFLEVFDEKSLDMAILSFYPSRKHSYGRILRNSKGEVEKILEITDYSGSESDEANSGVYLVKKEVLKLVKEIKENPRKGEFYLTDLVEIAIAKGYKVDAYAMAEEDELIGINNREELSLAIKYLRDRVVKEWVNEGVTFYDPDSVWIGPSVKIGQDTIVYPNVFLEGNTSIGRNCVIYQGVRIRDSIIEDRVEVRDYTVIEGSHIKSGSKIGPFAHIRPESFIGKECRIGNFVEVKKSVIGDRTKAAHLSYLGDAEIGKNVNIGAGTITCNYDGKKKHKTKIEDEVFIGSDTQLVAPVKVGKGAYIGAGSTITKDVPEDALAISRTPQKHIEGWAKKKKGRQ, encoded by the coding sequence GTGGATGTGATAATTTTGGCAGCAGGAATGGGCACAAGAATGAAATCCACGCTGCCAAAAGTGCTTCACAGAATTTTTGATAAACCAATTATAGACTATGTTGTAGAGTGTGCTCAGAGTTTAAGTCCTGCCAGTATATTTGTTGTTGTCAATCCATCTTTAACTGAAGTTATAGAATATCTGAGTACGAGAAATGTAAAAATTGTTTTTCAGAACGAGCCGAAGGGAACAGCTAATGCTGTGGAAGTTGCTCTGCCTCGTATAAAAAGTGAAAAAATCCTTATTCTTAATGGTGATACACCCTTGATAAAAAAGGACACACTACTTAATTTTTTAGAGGTGTTTGATGAGAAATCTCTGGATATGGCAATTCTCTCTTTTTATCCAAGCAGAAAGCATTCATATGGAAGAATTTTAAGAAACTCTAAGGGTGAGGTTGAAAAAATATTGGAAATCACTGATTACTCTGGCTCTGAATCAGATGAGGCTAACAGCGGAGTTTATCTGGTAAAAAAAGAAGTCCTCAAGCTCGTTAAAGAGATTAAGGAAAACCCTCGTAAGGGAGAGTTTTACTTAACAGACCTTGTAGAAATAGCCATAGCTAAAGGATATAAAGTGGATGCCTATGCAATGGCAGAAGAAGATGAACTAATCGGAATAAACAATCGGGAAGAGCTTTCCCTTGCCATAAAGTATTTAAGAGACAGAGTTGTTAAAGAGTGGGTGAATGAAGGGGTTACATTTTATGATCCGGACTCAGTCTGGATTGGTCCTTCAGTGAAAATTGGGCAGGATACAATAGTTTATCCAAATGTTTTTCTTGAAGGAAATACCTCAATCGGTCGAAACTGTGTTATTTATCAGGGAGTAAGAATCCGTGACAGCATAATTGAAGACAGGGTTGAGGTGAGGGACTACACAGTTATTGAAGGCTCTCATATAAAATCAGGTTCAAAAATTGGTCCTTTTGCCCATATAAGACCTGAGAGCTTTATTGGTAAGGAGTGCAGAATCGGCAATTTTGTAGAAGTTAAGAAATCAGTAATTGGAGATAGAACGAAGGCTGCTCATCTAAGTTATCTCGGAGATGCTGAAATAGGTAAGAATGTAAACATAGGTGCAGGCACGATTACATGCAATTATGACGGAAAGAAAAAGCACAAGACAAAAATAGAAGATGAAGTTTTCATAGGAAGTGACACTCAGCTTGTGGCACCTGTAAAAGTTGGAAAAGGTGCATACATAGGTGCAGGCTCTACAATTACAAAAGATGTTCCAGAGGATGCTCTTGCCATATCAAGAACACCTCAAAAACACATTGAAGGCTGGGCAAAGAAAAAGAAGGGGAGACAATAA
- a CDS encoding DUF502 domain-containing protein yields the protein MEPSIRLTFKRKFIAGLIVTIPVAISIFILIQLFKIIDGLLGPIYDYIFGKHIAGLGFITALLLVFIVGVISTNVFGKKLLDQIEKLLFLKIPIFKSLYSSLKQLIDAFSPENKTSFQKFVIVEYPRKDSFVFGFQTKECLLKENNMEKRLIAVYIPTNNLYLGEVVLFEPESVIHTNIPVQEGIKIILSGGIAAPQIIRGDK from the coding sequence ATGGAACCATCTATTAGGCTTACTTTTAAGAGAAAATTTATTGCAGGTCTAATAGTAACAATTCCTGTAGCAATAAGCATCTTTATCCTTATTCAACTTTTTAAAATCATAGATGGTCTTTTGGGTCCTATATATGACTATATTTTTGGCAAGCACATCGCTGGATTGGGATTTATAACAGCGCTACTGCTTGTATTTATAGTAGGAGTTATATCAACCAATGTTTTTGGGAAAAAGCTTTTAGACCAGATTGAAAAACTGCTCTTTCTTAAAATTCCCATTTTTAAAAGCCTTTATTCTTCACTGAAACAGCTAATTGATGCTTTTTCACCTGAAAATAAAACATCCTTTCAGAAGTTTGTAATTGTTGAGTATCCAAGAAAGGACAGTTTCGTGTTCGGATTTCAGACAAAGGAGTGTTTATTAAAAGAAAATAATATGGAAAAAAGACTTATTGCAGTTTATATACCAACGAATAATCTCTATCTTGGAGAAGTTGTGCTTTTTGAACCTGAAAGTGTAATTCATACAAATATTCCAGTGCAGGAAGGAATAAAGATAATTCTTTCAGGTGGAATAGCAGCACCACAGATAATAAGAGGTGATAAATAG
- a CDS encoding YebC/PmpR family DNA-binding transcriptional regulator, with translation MAGHSKWAQIKHKKAQVDARKGKIFTKLVKEISVAARLGGGDPEKNPRLRVAIEKAREVNMPSDNIKRAIMKGTGELAGTAYEEVVYEGYGPGGVALLIEAMTDNKNRTVSEIRHILSKHGGSLGESGCVSWIFEKKGYILVDKKSVDEDTLLSVALDAGVEDVKNDPKEENYEIIVSPENLKNVKEVLQKAGINVSLAEVTMLPKNYVSVEGEDAEKMLKLMDALEDHDDVQNVYANFDIPDEAMSKAEA, from the coding sequence GTGGCAGGTCATTCCAAATGGGCACAAATCAAACATAAAAAAGCTCAGGTTGATGCCAGAAAAGGGAAAATTTTTACAAAGCTTGTAAAAGAAATATCAGTAGCAGCTCGTCTTGGCGGTGGAGACCCTGAAAAAAATCCCAGGCTGAGAGTAGCCATTGAGAAGGCAAGAGAAGTAAACATGCCCTCTGACAACATAAAAAGAGCAATAATGAAAGGCACTGGAGAGCTTGCTGGAACAGCATATGAGGAGGTTGTCTATGAAGGCTATGGTCCGGGAGGAGTTGCCCTTCTAATTGAAGCAATGACAGACAATAAAAACAGAACTGTTTCTGAAATAAGGCATATTCTTTCAAAGCATGGTGGAAGTCTTGGTGAGTCAGGATGTGTTTCATGGATTTTTGAGAAAAAAGGATATATTCTTGTTGATAAAAAATCTGTAGATGAAGATACTCTTCTTTCAGTTGCACTGGATGCAGGCGTAGAAGATGTAAAGAATGATCCAAAAGAGGAAAATTATGAAATAATTGTTTCACCAGAAAATTTAAAAAATGTGAAGGAGGTTCTTCAGAAGGCTGGTATAAATGTTTCTCTGGCAGAGGTTACGATGTTGCCTAAAAACTATGTTTCCGTAGAAGGAGAAGATGCAGAAAAAATGTTGAAACTGATGGATGCCTTAGAGGATCATGACGATGTTCAGAATGTATATGCAAACTTTGATATACCAGATGAGGCTATGAGTAAGGCAGAAGCATAG